In a genomic window of Lycium ferocissimum isolate CSIRO_LF1 chromosome 9, AGI_CSIRO_Lferr_CH_V1, whole genome shotgun sequence:
- the LOC132031640 gene encoding uncharacterized protein LOC132031640, producing MTPFEGLYRRRCKSSIVWFKVSEAELLGPDLVYQAMEEVKLIEERLKMAQSRQKSYTDVRQRDLELEVIDWVFLQVSPMKDCMGDPSWVVPIDSITAKNGLTYEEVPVAILGRQVCKLRNKEVASVKVLWRSQKVVEATWEAEEDMKSRYPHLFEESQRYR from the exons ATGACACCATTTGAAGGTCTCTATAGGCGAAGGTGTAAATCATCGATTGTTTGGTTCAAAGTTAGTGAAGCAGAATTGTTAGGGCCAGATTTagtctatcaggctatggaggAAGTCAAGTTAATTGAAGAGCGTTTGAAaatggctcagagtcgccagaagtcttacacagatgtgagaCAGAGAGATTTAGAGCTTGAAGTTATTGATTGGGTGTTCCTAcaggtttcacctatgaaggat TGTATGGGAGACCCGTCGTGGGTTGTCCCAATTGATAGCATAACAGCTAAGAatggtttgacttatgaggaagtTCCAGTGGCAATTCTAGGTCGACAGGTTTGCAAGTTGagaaataaggaagtagcctcagtcaAGGTTTtatggaggagtcagaaagttgTGGAAGCTAcgtgggaagcagaagaggacatgaagtccagatacCCCCATCTCTTTGAAGAGTCACAGAGATACCGGTGA